In Lactiplantibacillus pentosus, the sequence GAAACCCACTGCGCAATTTCAAATACGAGTCTTCTTCTAGCCCGGGAAATTCACCCGGACAAGAAGAATTTCGCCCTTGAGCATTGTCAGCCAGCCCCTCCAGTCGGGAACCCGCTCGAATGGCGGATGAACGGCCACCTATCTGGGTACAATTGGCCACTGATTATTAAGTGACTAGTCCTTCAGGCAAACTTTTAATCGATATTCGATGATACTTTATGGCACTTTAATACTGAGAAGGTTACCGAATATGATTCACAAAATCCACGGCCGCTAGTCTTGAATTTAGTCGATAAAATTGCCTTCGTTTATAGTTTCTGACTTTGCCATCTCAAACGGCTAAAGAAAATTCTGACAATTTCAGTGAAACTGCTGGTTAGAAGTTCTAAAGCATGGGTAAAAATGGTCAGCTATTGTTTAAAACCAGCCTTACAGTTGACTATCAAAATGACCGTGGGCTAAGAACCAACGACTAATTCAATAAAAAGTTGAGTCCGCAAATGTCCGCCTTTCGAATAGTGTCCCGGCTGGAAGGTATTCTGGGCAAGGCCCAGTGGTGAAATTTCACTTAGCAAGCGTCCTTTGCTTGGTTAGTGAAAGACCAGTATTTAAGACGTGGGTTGTCGGCTTAAATCTGTGTCCACCACGTTCCGGCCATTGCCCAGAATACCTGGAAGCCGGCCCAGGACGCTTCCACAACAGCAAGTTTACGCTAACTCGCACTGTTTCCAGCGGTTTTCAGCTGGTAGCACTTGAACTTATAAAATAGCATGATTTAACCATCTTTAAGGCTAAAGAATAACTAGCACAACGCGTGGTTAACGACAAATTTATGGATAAAAGCAGATTGACAGATGGGGGACTGACTAAAATGCAACGACAAGCAATTATTAACGAGTTACGTTGGGCAGTCGTCGGTGATGCGCTGGGATTGCCCGCTGAAAATCATGAGCGGGATACTTATTCGCCAATAACAACGATGATTGCTAGCGAGTATTGGCAACAACCCGCTGGAACTTGGTCCGATGATACTTCGATGAGCCTAGCGATGGTTGAAAATTTAGTTGTCGATGGCGACTACGATGACTTGATGTGTCGCTTCGAATCGTACATGCGATTTGGAACGGACACGCCACGTGGCGAAATGTTTGATATAGGCCGTACCTGCGCCCATGCAATTCGTGATTTTGCCATCAATCAATTACCAGCGGTTCAGTGCGGCGATTGCTCGCTTAACGCGAATGGCAATGGTGCACTGATGCGGATGGCGCCACTGGGGACTGCGTTGCAGTCAGATTCGAGTATCGCACATCGGTTGACTCGGGTTCGTCGTTATACAGCAGTGACGCATGGGCATCCTCGCTCAATCATGGCTAGTCTGATTTATTGTGAGCTCTTACATGCACTTCATCAGGGACAGCAGTTATCAAAGGCACTCATCGAAGTACACCAGTTATTAGCTGCGACGATTAAAGCCCCAGCGCTTTTGAGTGAACTTAACACCTATCAGCCGTTGTTCTCGTCTCATTTCAAACAGACTAGTCGGGCAGATGTTCGCAACACCGGTTATGTGGTGGATACGCTGCTTGCGGCGTGCTGGTTGGCGTTGAATTATGAAACACCCCGAGAGACGGTACTCGCGGCTGCTAACTTTGGGGGCGATACTGACACCATTGCAACGATTGCGGCGTCATTAGCGGCGGCTGGTCATCCTGCAATTCCAGTCGCAACTGATTGGTGGCAACAGATATTGAATCGCTCATTATTAGAGGAGCGTTTTACGGCGTTTGCGTCCAAATTTGGAGACTAAACGCTGATTGGCATCCAAAAAGGCTCGGCAACACTCATCAGGGTGAACGTTGCCGAGCCTTTTCAAGCTGTGGTAGTCAGGATTATACATCATATTAGTTTGTAACAGTTGCAGTCAGCGTCCAAGTAACAGTCGTGTTATAGCTCTGTCCCGCTTTAGCGGTGTTGCCGGGAACCGTCAGCTGCACTTGGGTAGGCTGCCACACGTTGGTTGAAATGTCTTTACCAATGTTGGCAGTTGCAGGTGCCGCGAAGACGGGTTGTTCAGCGGTTGTGAGGCTAACGGCGTAACTTTTAAGTTGGCCACTGGCACGTTCATTATAAGTTTGGCCAGCAGGAATTCGTAACGCCGCCCCCGTGAGCTGATGACCGCTGGTGCTAGTGAAGGGGACATCTTGACGGGCCGTGACGGTCCAACCGTGAGTGGCTAACCGGTTGTCTGAAACTTGGAGCCATTGTTTGGCAACTCCGTTAATTGGCTGAGCAGCGTAGGTTTTGGCTGTCATGCTCGTGGTGACGTTGCCAAAGTTAAACTGGCTCGGGGCATAATCCAGACGCAGTTCCCCCGTGTTGCCAGTGCCACTGTTTTCGCTCCCACTTGTATTGGTCGTACCAGGGTGTTCAGGCTCAGTTGGGGCAGTCGGACCAATCGCCGGGGCAACGGTGTATTGCGTTGCAGCGGCAAACGTGGCGTCATGATACGTGGTACTGGTGACGGGATTTTCGTTACCGGCACCATCTTTGACAAAAATCTGAACGACATCGTTAGCTTTCAATTTTGTTGCTGGTGTTGCGAGCGACCAGCTTCCATCACTGGCAGCAGTCGCTGTAATGGCCTTGCCACTGCTATCAGTAGCGGCAGTTCCGTTGACCGTATAACGCAGCGTGTGACCCGCCGTCGTTGTAGAACCACTTTGAATCGTCTTTTGATCCGCAACAATTTTGCCGTCTTTAACCGTCACTGGATCTGGCGGTGTTTTATCTTGCACGGTAATCGTGACAGGGTCAGAAGTGTATGTGGTCGTGGCTTGAGCGGTCATGGTCGCACCAGCCGTTGGAAAGTGGTTTAAAGTAAAGTTAACGTAACCACTGCTGTCGGTCGTGCCAGTTTGCGATGCACCCTGATCATCCGTCAATTTGACGGTGGCAGTCCCAGCACCTGCATAGACCGGTGTTTGTGCGCCGTTCGATTCAGTATAACCGGTAATGACGCGAACACGAACCTTTTTATCCGCATTGGTCACGAGCTGAGCGTTCAAATCACTCGTATACGGTGAACTGAATTGGACCGTGGGTAATGCGAGGGTGTTCGCAATTCGACGGGCAGCGGAGAAGGTGAGCAGTCCAGGTAAGACGCTTCCGCTGTTCGTAATCAGGGCCCCGTTTTGTTCAATTGCGGTAATCCCTTGATAGGTCACACTCGCACTCAGCAGGTTCAGTAGTGATAATGACCACATACTGAGGTTACTATTCGTGATTTTGAAACTCTTGATGGTGGTCTCCACGATGGAGCCGGTTTGAACGAGGAGCGCAAAGTCCGTATTTTTAATATCATAGGCCTTTGGGGAATCTAGCAGAACGCTCAAACCGGACATGTAGCCGCCGAAGATTGGGGCCGAGCCACTACTGGTAATGTACAATTCACCGCCAGTGACCGTAAACGTACTGTTATTACCAAGGGGAATCAGCGGTGTGACGTAGTAGAGGGCATTACTACTGGTGGTGGCTAGGTTTTCAAACGTGACCTTACTACCAGCGTTGGCGGTGAAGGTGTTGGCAGTCTCTGCGCGATAAACATTACCATACATCTTAGCCGTTAGTATTGCATTTGTCTCCACGTTGACGGCATCATACTGATCATAGAAGATCCCACGCGTCGCATCCGACGTACTTCCCAACAAGTTGACATTGGCTGCGCTCCCAATGTTGACTTTCCGGTTCCCAGTACCGACCGTGCTGGTTGCGGTAAAGTTGAAGAACGCCTTATTTGCAGCACTACTGCTGGCTTTGCGACCAACATAGGTGCTACTAGCGGCAAAGGTCATGCCACCGGTAATCATGTTTTCGGCGACGGTCGTAGCAGTGACAGAACCGCTGACGTTGACTTGATTACCTGGCGCGTTGACGAGCCGATAGACGTCACTAGTGGTAATCAGGTCGGCGACTGTAATTGTCCAACGGGCACCACCGGCATTGGTGCCAGCGTCAACCCCACTTTGGATAAGGCCAGCCGCACCGCCACTACTGGTTCCACTGGCGATTGCCCCGCGAATACTCGCAAAGTTTTTTAGTGTCATCGTCTGGGCGGTGGATGTGGTACCAAGCGTGAAGTTCCCGATACCCAGATCAAGGCTGTGGTTTTGACCATCAATGGTGAGGCTGGTCGTGCGTGTGCCCAGTTCTGTTGCGCTAGTTGAAGTGTGGGTAATCGATGCCCCTAATTTAATCGTCGTGACGGCAGTATTCGTATAGGCTGATTTTAAGTCATCGTAGGTTGAAACGGTGGTGCTCCCATCTGGGTTAACTACGATTGCTGCGGCTGCAATGTCACTCGCTTTTTTTGAATCAGCTGCCTTGGTTGTTGGTGACGACTCATCAGTGGCTACTGACGAATCCGATGCTTTAGCGCGATCAAGTTCAGTGTCACTGTTAGCAATTGTACTGGATTCACTGGCAACTTGGGATGACGAGTCGGCCCCTTGGGTATCATCGGTTTCGTTATCCTGTGCTGATTCATCCTCGGTTGACACTTGCGCTGAATCAGCACTTGAACTGTTATCATCCGCCTGTGCATCGTTGGAAGTCTCAAGATTGACGTCGGCGGATGGCTGGCTCGATGTTTCGGTACTGGCAGGCGTCACCGTGAAAGTGAGTGGTTCGGCCGTGATGGTTTGCGTCATCGACTTATCCGCACTTGAGTCGGTGCTATCAGACACTGCAGCTAACGGTGGTCCGCTAATCAGCGCCTTGGCAGTCAATCGGTAGGATTTAGCCTCGCGAGCAGTCAGTACCAAATCAAAAGTACTAGTGGGTGATGAATCTGAGACGGTCAAGGTCAAGCGGCGTTGCTGTTCATCAAACTCCAGGTCGGCCAGGGCTTGTTTGTTGGCTTTGCGCGTTTGCTCTTGATTGACAGTGAGCGCCTCGGGAATCGTGACCACGATTTGCTGCTCCTGGGGATCCTGTAAAGTGAGTTGAATCGTGAATGCTTGGTCGACAACTAATTTTTCTGGGGCGGATTGAAATTTAAGTGGGGTGGCCGTTGTGGTCGCGGTTGCATAGATGGCACCCCCGTTCACAACGAACAGGCCCATCAAGAGAATCAGCAATCCGAGCCAAGCAGTCACTGATTGGCGTAATCGATGCAAATGAATCACTCCCTTCGGCGTTGTTTGAGCCATACCAGCCAGCCGGTCAAGCCCGCAATGACCAGCCCTAACCAGGCCAGAAACTGATGGGCTTCATCAGTTTGCGGTAGTATTGATAAGGCGCGCGGCCTTGTCTGGTGCGGTGCCTGGGTTGAGGCTTGTTGATTAGCCGTTGCGATAACATTGGGTACCGCCAGATATTGATTGGGATATGGGTGCTGAAAGTTAGTCAGATCAGTCCCCGTTTGCCAGTCAGATAGTCTCACGGTCGTCTGAGTAGTTGTCGCCGCGTGGGCGTCGGGACTCCGACAACCACCAGCGAGGGCTAGTCCGATGCCCAATGACACCAAAACCAGCTGCTTAAATTGCGCCATAATGGTAACCTCCTCGGGTCTCAAATTGAAAGTTGCTTGCAATCATTAAGCATCATGATGGTGACGTTTCATGATGAAATAGACGATTCCGGCAGATAAGCCCGCGATGACCACGACGATTAAGACATACCACCAGATACTGATTGGCGCAGCTGGATCGTTTTTGGCTTTTTGATTATTTTGACGGGCTTGTTCGCTCGTAATCGTAAAGTCGCGAGTCCAGCGCCAAGTCTTCTTAGACCACTTTGAGTCAGTGGTGGTCGCGGTGACAGTCAACGTATAATCGCCAGCGCGCATCTTTTGATCATCCAGGAAAGTTGGGTAAGTGAAGCTCGAGTTTGGTGCCATGATCAAGTGGTCGCTTTCATTCTGGTAGTGGACCTTGGTGCTTCCTTTTTTCGTGACTTTGGTGGTCAGTTTCAACTCAGAAACCACGGCAGGTTCTGGGTTGCGAATCGTTGCGAGGACGACTTTGCGGTAGTTGCGTAATCCGGGGGTGACTTTGCCTAAAGTCAGTTTGGGTTGTGCAATTTCTTTAGCCGTTAGTTTGACGGCTAAAGCGTAACTGTACTTTTGGTTAATGTTGACCCCTTTAGTGGCAGTGTTGGTGCCTTGTCCCGTCTTTTCGAAATACCATGAGCCTAAGATGACCCCGTTATCAAAATTCTTCGGGATATTGATAGTCGCCGTCACGACGCGATTACTTTTGGCAGGGACGGTGACCTTGTCAGAGCCACGAGCTAAACTGGCGATTTGATCAAAACGATATTTTAAACTTGGATCGTATCGTTTCGCCGTTTGGGTGTAGGCAATTTGACCTGAGTCGTTCGTGAAGGTGGTCAGCAAACGGGTCTTGACGGTAATTTCCTTGTCAGTTGGGTTATAGATACGCGCTTGAATTTGGCGTGTCGTTCCCGCCTTGGCCTTCAAGTCGAAAAAGGGACTGCTGGCATCAACTTCTTGACCAGGATTGATTTTATTCACACTGTATTGAACTTCGGCATTGGCATCGGCGGCCTGGATTTGTCCTGAGGTGAGACTCATGAAAACCAAGCCACCGATTACGCCGAATAAGCACATTAACTTTTTCATGATACCCTCCTAGTTGGTGGTCGCGGCGACTAGCGTCCAGACTAGACTGTTCGTATAGTTACCAACGCGAGCAGTTAGCTTGGGAATGGATAGGGTGACGGCGTTCGCGTTCCAAGTGGTGGTCGAAGTGGCTTTTCCGACACCGGCGAGATTTGACGCGTTAAAAACAACTTGGTCGGAATTGGAAACGCTTACGGCGTTAGTGACAAGGTTGGCATCGGCGGCTGACGCGGGTTCATTTAAGGAATTACGTGGGGTCCCTTTTGGCAAATGAATCACCGCGCCAGTGAGCACGTGATTATTACTATCATTAGTTAACGTGCGATCCTGTTTAACATTGACTTGCCAACCGTTGGCAGTGGTGCGTTTATCTGAAACTTGCAAGTACTGATAATAGGTTCCAGTTGCATTGTAAGTTTTGGCAGCATTGGAAGTCGTGACCGTCCCAAAGTCAATACTTTTGGGCGCAACGTCCAGCGTCAACGTCCCCGTATTATTAGTTGCTGGGTTATTGGGGTCAGCCGGAGTTAATGGGATGTTGGGACTCGTTGGGTCGACAGGGGCAGTGGCACTCGTGTCATCTTGAAAGGTCACGGTACCAGTCGTAGTTGCTGCCGTGGCGGTCAATCCAATAGGGATTAGTCCCAGGACAACCAGTCCAACGCGGATGCTAACACGGGTGAACATGGGCCATCCCTCCTTGTGCTAACTTGAAACGTTGGCGGTCAACGTCCAAGTCAACGTATTCGTGTAGGTTCCTGGTTTGGCAGTATTCTTAGGAATGGTCAATGTGACATCAGTTGGATCCCAGGCTTTTACCGATGTGCCTTTTCCTGCATTCTCTGCCGCAGTCGTGCTGAAGACGGTCACTGCGCCACTGGTATTGGTAACGTTGGCGACCGTCGCATTCAGATTTGAGTCAGCGGCGGTCGGGTCAGTTGCCAAACTGTTACGGGCAGTCCCGGCAGGCACGTGAATAGTCGTTCCAGTTAAGACGTGTGAGGCATCACCACTGGTTTCGGTTAAATCTTGGTCCTGTTCGACGGTCACTGTCCAGCCTTGCTCGTCAGTCCCACGATTATCAGTGACCTGCAAGTATTGATAGCCACTGGCCGTCGCAACGGCCTTGTAAGTGTGTTCGGCCGCATACGTTTGAACGGAACCGAAGTTAAAGGTTTTAGGTGCAACGTCTAACGTTAAGGCTCCGGTATTACCGGTAGCGGGGTTATCTGGATCGTCTGGATCTTGGGGATTTGTTGGGTTGGTTGGGTCGACTGGAACGGTTGGACCCGTGTTTTCAGTCAATTCTAGAGTAGTGTTCGTGTTCGCACTGGATGCAGCATTCGCCGTAATGGCAGGGGTTCCCAGTAAGCCTAGCAGCATGGTTGCCGTAATCACTGTTTTTTTCATGATAGCTCGCTCCTTTTTTTGCTGTTCGTGCCTGCGCTCATCAATCAACATACAGTAACGATAATAAAATTCTGGCCAGAATATTACTTGTAGCGTATCGTTGACATTAGATTAGCATAAACCATCCGAATCCAGCTAGCGTTATGCATGTTGCTGATTGGCACGACTTAGCAAGGCGTTATCTTGCCAAGGCGACAGACTGAAGGCAGCGCACTGTTTACTTGCGAGGAGAGTGGGGGAACTTCATCTGCAAGTCTTGTTGGATTAACAGCGTGCGACGATACCGAAATCAAAAAAATAGCGTCCTTAGAATGAACTAATCATTAGCACTACAGATGATTAAATCATGCCAATTGTTAAGTTCAAAAGCAGCTAGCTTAGGACGGCTGGAAACAATGCGAGTTAGTATAAAACTAATGGATAGACGCGTCCACCACGTTCCAGGCATTCTGGGCAATGACCGGAACGTGGCAGACACAGATTTAAGCCGACAACCCACGTCTTAAATACTGGTCTTTCACGCTGGCTGCGACATGGACGAAACGTGTTCGGGTCAGACAGGGACTTCCGGTTAGCTACGCCAGAACGCCAAGCGGAAGTTCGCCGCTTAACGCTCTAGCTAGGCTAATCCTCAGTCCCAACCCGTCCGAACCTCACACTCTGAAAATACTTGGCCTTGCCCAGAATACCTTCCAGCCTGGATTGTATTCGAAAGGCAGACATGTGTGGACCCAACTTTTTAGTGGACTGGATATTGATTCATAGTAAACAGTCGTTTTAGCAATCAACTTTGAGACTGATTTTCGATAATTTTTAAGTTACTTTATTCGTATTTTAGTTCTAGAAACCGTCAACAGTATTGAACGTTTGCAAAACCTGCATAGTCGACTAAGGAGCAGAAGCCCTGGAAGTCGGAGTAGGGAGCTCACCGGCTGACGAACAGTACGCCAAGCGGTGGCATGATCTTATCATCTCTTGTGCTAAAGAATAACTAGCACGACGCATAATCATTGCCAATCAGCTTTTCAATTGAAGTCAGCACACAAAAAAACCACCCGAACCTAAACAGGTCCGGGTGGTTTAATAAGCTAAAAATTAGTTAGAGCTTGATGAAGATGAGGTTGAGAGGTATGACGATAAGATATCCTTCAAATCGCTATCCTTGATTGAAACATTCCCACCCTTAAGCACTTTAGAAACAACGTTTTGTAAGACAGTTGAGTCGCTCATGTCGTTGTCCCAAATTTGCTTCTTCAATTCGGCAGTGTGATCAGACATCTTGCCCTTACCAGGGTTCTTGATCATCCGAATGATTTCGTAACCGTTGCTAGTCTTAACAGCAGAAGTGGTGTATTCACCGTTCTTCAGCTTGAATGCGGCGGTCAAGAATTTAGATGAGTAGCTGGTGTTCGTGTTATCGAAGGCAGCTAACTTCCCACCCTTGTTCTTAGTGGTCGTATCAGTTGAATACTTCTTAGCTAACTTCGTGAAGTTGGCTTGGCTAGAATCCTTCTTCAAGGCGTCTAAGACTTTGTCAGCAGTGGCGCTCTTAGCAACTAAGATGTGTTGAACAGTCACTTCAGGTTCGTAAGACTTCCATTGTTTCTTCAAAGCCTTGTCAGTGATCTTAACCTTGTCTTTAACGGCTTCCTTCAATAGTAAGTTAGAACGTAATTGTTCCTTGAAGGTCTTGGTCGTCAAACCATTCTGGGTTAAGACTGTTGAGAATGAACTACCGTATTGTGACTTGTAAGTATTGTAT encodes:
- a CDS encoding ADP-ribosylglycohydrolase family protein, which gives rise to MQRQAIINELRWAVVGDALGLPAENHERDTYSPITTMIASEYWQQPAGTWSDDTSMSLAMVENLVVDGDYDDLMCRFESYMRFGTDTPRGEMFDIGRTCAHAIRDFAINQLPAVQCGDCSLNANGNGALMRMAPLGTALQSDSSIAHRLTRVRRYTAVTHGHPRSIMASLIYCELLHALHQGQQLSKALIEVHQLLAATIKAPALLSELNTYQPLFSSHFKQTSRADVRNTGYVVDTLLAACWLALNYETPRETVLAAANFGGDTDTIATIAASLAAAGHPAIPVATDWWQQILNRSLLEERFTAFASKFGD
- a CDS encoding WxL domain-containing protein, translating into MFTRVSIRVGLVVLGLIPIGLTATAATTTGTVTFQDDTSATAPVDPTSPNIPLTPADPNNPATNNTGTLTLDVAPKSIDFGTVTTSNAAKTYNATGTYYQYLQVSDKRTTANGWQVNVKQDRTLTNDSNNHVLTGAVIHLPKGTPRNSLNEPASAADANLVTNAVSVSNSDQVVFNASNLAGVGKATSTTTWNANAVTLSIPKLTARVGNYTNSLVWTLVAATTN
- a CDS encoding peptidylprolyl isomerase PrsA is translated as MKKWLIALAGVLLTFTLAGCGSKTVATTSGGKITESQYYSSMKGTSSGKQVLQQMILNKVLEKDYGDKVSTKQVTKQYNTYKSQYGSSFSTVLTQNGLTTKTFKEQLRSNLLLKEAVKDKVKITDKALKKQWKSYEPEVTVQHILVAKSATADKVLDALKKDSSQANFTKLAKKYSTDTTTKNKGGKLAAFDNTNTSYSSKFLTAAFKLKNGEYTTSAVKTSNGYEIIRMIKNPGKGKMSDHTAELKKQIWDNDMSDSTVLQNVVSKVLKGGNVSIKDSDLKDILSSYLSTSSSSSSN
- a CDS encoding LPXTG cell wall anchor domain-containing protein produces the protein MAQFKQLVLVSLGIGLALAGGCRSPDAHAATTTQTTVRLSDWQTGTDLTNFQHPYPNQYLAVPNVIATANQQASTQAPHQTRPRALSILPQTDEAHQFLAWLGLVIAGLTGWLVWLKQRRRE
- a CDS encoding WxL domain-containing protein is translated as MAQTTPKGVIHLHRLRQSVTAWLGLLILLMGLFVVNGGAIYATATTTATPLKFQSAPEKLVVDQAFTIQLTLQDPQEQQIVVTIPEALTVNQEQTRKANKQALADLEFDEQQRRLTLTVSDSSPTSTFDLVLTAREAKSYRLTAKALISGPPLAAVSDSTDSSADKSMTQTITAEPLTFTVTPASTETSSQPSADVNLETSNDAQADDNSSSADSAQVSTEDESAQDNETDDTQGADSSSQVASESSTIANSDTELDRAKASDSSVATDESSPTTKAADSKKASDIAAAAIVVNPDGSTTVSTYDDLKSAYTNTAVTTIKLGASITHTSTSATELGTRTTSLTIDGQNHSLDLGIGNFTLGTTSTAQTMTLKNFASIRGAIASGTSSGGAAGLIQSGVDAGTNAGGARWTITVADLITTSDVYRLVNAPGNQVNVSGSVTATTVAENMITGGMTFAASSTYVGRKASSSAANKAFFNFTATSTVGTGNRKVNIGSAANVNLLGSTSDATRGIFYDQYDAVNVETNAILTAKMYGNVYRAETANTFTANAGSKVTFENLATTSSNALYYVTPLIPLGNNSTFTVTGGELYITSSGSAPIFGGYMSGLSVLLDSPKAYDIKNTDFALLVQTGSIVETTIKSFKITNSNLSMWSLSLLNLLSASVTYQGITAIEQNGALITNSGSVLPGLLTFSAARRIANTLALPTVQFSSPYTSDLNAQLVTNADKKVRVRVITGYTESNGAQTPVYAGAGTATVKLTDDQGASQTGTTDSSGYVNFTLNHFPTAGATMTAQATTTYTSDPVTITVQDKTPPDPVTVKDGKIVADQKTIQSGSTTTAGHTLRYTVNGTAATDSSGKAITATAASDGSWSLATPATKLKANDVVQIFVKDGAGNENPVTSTTYHDATFAAATQYTVAPAIGPTAPTEPEHPGTTNTSGSENSGTGNTGELRLDYAPSQFNFGNVTTSMTAKTYAAQPINGVAKQWLQVSDNRLATHGWTVTARQDVPFTSTSGHQLTGAALRIPAGQTYNERASGQLKSYAVSLTTAEQPVFAAPATANIGKDISTNVWQPTQVQLTVPGNTAKAGQSYNTTVTWTLTATVTN
- a CDS encoding WxL domain-containing protein, giving the protein MKKTVITATMLLGLLGTPAITANAASSANTNTTLELTENTGPTVPVDPTNPTNPQDPDDPDNPATGNTGALTLDVAPKTFNFGSVQTYAAEHTYKAVATASGYQYLQVTDNRGTDEQGWTVTVEQDQDLTETSGDASHVLTGTTIHVPAGTARNSLATDPTAADSNLNATVANVTNTSGAVTVFSTTAAENAGKGTSVKAWDPTDVTLTIPKNTAKPGTYTNTLTWTLTANVSS
- a CDS encoding DUF916 and DUF3324 domain-containing protein, whose translation is MKKLMCLFGVIGGLVFMSLTSGQIQAADANAEVQYSVNKINPGQEVDASSPFFDLKAKAGTTRQIQARIYNPTDKEITVKTRLLTTFTNDSGQIAYTQTAKRYDPSLKYRFDQIASLARGSDKVTVPAKSNRVVTATINIPKNFDNGVILGSWYFEKTGQGTNTATKGVNINQKYSYALAVKLTAKEIAQPKLTLGKVTPGLRNYRKVVLATIRNPEPAVVSELKLTTKVTKKGSTKVHYQNESDHLIMAPNSSFTYPTFLDDQKMRAGDYTLTVTATTTDSKWSKKTWRWTRDFTITSEQARQNNQKAKNDPAAPISIWWYVLIVVVIAGLSAGIVYFIMKRHHHDA